A window of Dissulfurirhabdus thermomarina contains these coding sequences:
- the hypD gene encoding hydrogenase formation protein HypD, with product MAAGQARTAPARPAAFRDPGLAAAQVAEIRRLARRPLRFMEVCGTHTVSIFRHGLRELLPPEVELISGPGCPVCVTDQADIDALVDLAGRPGVRLATFGDLVRVPGGGGSLAEARARGARVEVVYSPMDALALAEARPHETVVFAGVGFETTAPAVAATVIEADRRGLANFALWSAHKVMPPALRALLADPGLRLDGLLCPGHVSTIVGAGAWRGLAADFGIPCVVAGFEPLDVLEAIRRLVLQAVEGRAEADNAYPRAVTEAGNPRALAVMAKVFVPVAARWRGLGEIPASGLALAPAWRALDAAARFDLDVRPAPDPPGCRCGDVLRGRARPPECPHFGRRCTPARPVGPCMVSSEGACSAWYRFGAEGAR from the coding sequence GTGGCCGCCGGCCAGGCCCGAACCGCGCCGGCGCGCCCGGCGGCCTTCCGGGACCCGGGACTCGCCGCGGCCCAGGTGGCGGAGATCCGCCGTCTCGCACGCCGGCCCCTCCGCTTCATGGAGGTGTGCGGCACCCACACCGTCTCCATCTTCCGCCACGGGCTCCGGGAACTCCTCCCCCCGGAGGTGGAGCTGATCTCCGGCCCGGGGTGCCCGGTCTGCGTGACCGACCAGGCCGACATCGACGCCCTGGTGGACCTGGCCGGCCGGCCCGGGGTGCGGCTCGCCACCTTCGGGGACCTCGTCCGGGTGCCGGGCGGCGGCGGGAGCCTGGCCGAGGCCCGGGCCCGGGGGGCGCGGGTGGAGGTGGTCTATTCCCCCATGGACGCCCTTGCGCTGGCCGAGGCCCGGCCGCACGAGACGGTGGTCTTCGCCGGCGTGGGCTTCGAGACCACGGCCCCGGCGGTGGCGGCCACGGTGATCGAGGCGGATCGGCGGGGCCTGGCGAACTTCGCCCTCTGGAGCGCCCACAAGGTGATGCCGCCGGCCCTCCGGGCGTTGCTCGCCGATCCGGGGCTCCGCCTGGACGGGCTCCTCTGCCCCGGCCACGTGAGTACCATCGTCGGGGCCGGGGCCTGGCGGGGGCTGGCCGCGGACTTCGGGATCCCCTGCGTGGTGGCGGGGTTCGAGCCCCTGGACGTCCTGGAGGCGATCCGCCGCCTCGTCCTCCAGGCCGTGGAGGGCCGCGCCGAGGCGGACAACGCCTACCCCCGCGCGGTGACCGAGGCGGGGAACCCGCGGGCGCTCGCCGTCATGGCGAAGGTCTTCGTCCCCGTGGCCGCCCGCTGGCGCGGGCTGGGGGAGATCCCGGCCAGCGGCCTCGCCCTCGCGCCCGCCTGGCGGGCCCTGGACGCCGCGGCGCGCTTCGACCTCGACGTCCGTCCGGCCCCGGATCCACCCGGCTGCCGGTGCGGTGACGTGCTCCGGGGGCGGGCCCGGCCGCCGGAGTGCCCGCACTTCGGCCGCCGCTGCACCCCGGCCCGGCCGGTGGGGCCCTGCATGGTCTCGTCGGAGGGGGCCTGCTCGGCCTGGTACCGTTTCGGCGCGGAGGGGGCGCGGTGA
- the hypE gene encoding hydrogenase expression/formation protein HypE, with protein MKRDTPGRILLDHGSGGLAARELVRGLFLRHLGNPLLDELEDSAVLDLAGGRLAFTTDGYVVDPLFFPGGDIGALAIHGTINDLAMRGAAPAALSAAFVLEEGLETAVLDRVAASMGAAAAAAGVPVVTGDTKVVPRGAADRLFVTTAGVGVVPAGVRLGAACIRPGDRILLSGTIGDHGVTVLTRRAGLALEGDLRSDTRPLHRLAAAVLAAAPGGVHAMRDPTRGGLAETLCELAERAGAAMEIEEAAVPVRPAVRAACELLGLDPLYLANEGKCVVVAEPGAAEAVLAAMRATAEGRGAVAIGRVTEGPPGRVEMRTAVGGRRIVPPLAGDPLPRIC; from the coding sequence GTGAAGCGGGACACGCCGGGCCGGATCCTCCTCGACCACGGCAGCGGCGGTCTGGCCGCCCGCGAGCTGGTGCGCGGCCTCTTCCTCCGCCACCTCGGCAATCCCCTCCTCGACGAGCTGGAGGACAGCGCGGTCCTCGATCTCGCCGGCGGGCGGCTGGCCTTCACCACGGACGGCTACGTGGTGGATCCCCTCTTCTTTCCCGGGGGGGACATCGGGGCGTTGGCCATCCACGGCACCATCAACGACCTCGCCATGCGCGGGGCCGCTCCGGCGGCGCTCAGCGCCGCCTTCGTCCTGGAGGAGGGGCTCGAGACGGCCGTTCTCGACCGGGTGGCGGCCTCCATGGGGGCCGCGGCCGCGGCCGCGGGGGTCCCGGTGGTCACCGGCGACACCAAGGTGGTGCCCCGCGGCGCGGCGGACCGGCTCTTCGTCACCACCGCCGGGGTCGGGGTGGTGCCGGCGGGGGTCCGCCTCGGCGCGGCCTGCATCCGGCCCGGGGACCGGATCCTGCTCTCCGGGACCATCGGCGACCACGGGGTGACCGTCCTCACCCGGCGGGCGGGCCTGGCCCTGGAGGGCGACCTCCGGAGCGACACCCGTCCCCTCCACCGGCTGGCGGCCGCGGTGCTGGCGGCGGCGCCCGGCGGGGTCCACGCCATGCGGGATCCCACTCGGGGCGGGCTGGCCGAGACCCTGTGCGAGCTGGCCGAGCGGGCCGGGGCCGCCATGGAGATCGAGGAGGCGGCCGTGCCGGTGCGCCCGGCGGTCCGGGCGGCGTGCGAACTCCTCGGCCTCGACCCCCTCTACCTCGCCAACGAGGGCAAGTGCGTGGTGGTGGCGGAGCCCGGGGCGGCCGAGGCCGTCCTGGCCGCCATGCGGGCGACGGCGGAGGGCCGCGGGGCCGTGGCCATCGGCCGGGTGACCGAGGGCCCGCCGGGGCGGGTGGAGATGCGCACCGCCGTGGGCGGCCGCCGGATCGTTCCGCCCCTTGCCGGCGATCCCCTGCCGAGGATCTGCTGA
- a CDS encoding hydrogenase maturation protease encodes MAPRIGVVGMGNLLLRDEGFGVHVVRHLEARGGLGADVRLVDGGTAGLYLAALLEGLDPVLVVDAVALDAPPGSIHVFSKADLRRGLALVRSSCHQAGFLDALEIMDLRGEAPDRIEFFGVVPADLSPGVELSPVLAPRVAEVAARVAARVEELRGGDGA; translated from the coding sequence ATGGCGCCGCGGATCGGCGTGGTGGGCATGGGGAACCTCCTCCTCCGGGACGAGGGGTTCGGGGTCCACGTGGTCCGGCACCTCGAGGCCCGGGGCGGCCTCGGGGCGGACGTCCGCCTGGTGGACGGCGGGACGGCGGGCCTCTACCTGGCCGCCCTCCTCGAGGGGCTCGACCCGGTCCTGGTGGTGGACGCGGTGGCCCTGGATGCGCCGCCGGGATCGATCCACGTCTTCTCGAAGGCGGACCTCCGGCGGGGGCTCGCCCTCGTCCGCAGCAGTTGCCACCAGGCGGGGTTTCTCGACGCCCTGGAGATCATGGATCTCCGGGGCGAGGCCCCCGACCGGATCGAGTTCTTCGGGGTGGTGCCGGCGGATCTCTCCCCCGGGGTGGAGCTCTCCCCGGTACTCGCCCCGAGGGTGGCCGAGGTGGCGGCCCGGGTGGCCGCGCGGGTGGAAGAACTCCGCGGGGGCGACGGGGCCTGA
- a CDS encoding hydrogenase maturation nickel metallochaperone HypA, with product MHELSLAQGLVRQLLDLCEAHGAGRVCRVVVEVGPFSGVVAASFRFGFEALAATEAALRGARLEIEAPPPSYRCTGCGKVSEAAAPGPPGRCPGCGGRMAPWGGGDLMLRRVEME from the coding sequence ATGCATGAACTTTCCCTGGCCCAGGGGCTCGTGCGCCAGCTCCTCGACCTTTGCGAGGCCCACGGCGCGGGCCGGGTCTGCCGCGTGGTGGTGGAGGTCGGTCCCTTTTCCGGGGTGGTGGCCGCGTCCTTCCGGTTCGGCTTCGAGGCCCTGGCCGCGACGGAGGCGGCGCTGCGGGGGGCGCGGCTCGAGATCGAGGCCCCCCCGCCCTCCTACCGGTGCACGGGCTGTGGTAAGGTGAGCGAGGCGGCGGCGCCGGGGCCGCCCGGCCGGTGCCCCGGCTGCGGCGGCCGGATGGCCCCCTGGGGCGGCGGCGACCTGATGCTGCGCCGGGTCGAGATGGAATAG
- the hypB gene encoding hydrogenase nickel incorporation protein HypB yields MCDSCGCGGHGTVVEVNQSLLAANEARARENRRHIEALGAVAVNLMSAPGSGKTTLLEHTVEALGGRCRIAVIEGDIETERDAERIRAKGVPVAGLTTGGACHLDAPLVHEGLHRLAEEIGSRGLDLLFIENVGNLVCPAAFDLGEHRRVVLVSVPEGSDKPAKYPAAFRRADLFVVSKADLLPHFDFSLEEARTSARALNPGIRMLTVSVADGRGFDAWIDWLTSLVHGRRG; encoded by the coding sequence ATGTGCGACAGTTGCGGATGCGGCGGACACGGCACGGTGGTGGAGGTCAACCAGAGCCTGCTGGCGGCCAACGAGGCCCGGGCCCGCGAAAACCGTCGCCACATCGAGGCCCTCGGGGCGGTGGCGGTGAACCTCATGAGCGCCCCCGGCTCCGGCAAGACCACGCTCCTCGAGCACACCGTGGAGGCGCTGGGGGGGCGCTGCCGGATCGCGGTCATCGAGGGGGACATCGAAACGGAGCGCGACGCCGAGCGCATCCGGGCCAAGGGGGTGCCGGTGGCGGGGCTCACCACCGGCGGGGCCTGCCACCTCGACGCCCCCCTGGTGCACGAGGGGCTCCACCGGCTTGCGGAAGAGATAGGGAGCCGGGGCCTGGACCTCCTCTTCATCGAGAACGTGGGCAACCTCGTCTGTCCCGCCGCCTTCGACCTCGGCGAGCATCGCCGGGTGGTCCTGGTCTCCGTCCCGGAGGGGTCCGACAAGCCGGCCAAGTACCCGGCGGCCTTCCGCCGGGCGGACCTCTTCGTGGTGAGCAAGGCCGACCTCCTGCCCCACTTCGACTTCTCCCTGGAAGAGGCCCGGACCTCGGCGCGGGCTCTGAACCCCGGCATCCGGATGCTCACGGTCTCCGTGGCGGACGGCCGGGGCTTCGACGCGTGGATCGACTGGCTCACATCGCTGGTCCACGGGAGGCGGGGGTGA
- a CDS encoding Smr/MutS family protein, with amino-acid sequence MRGRRRRGPVPSDRAGWAVRPFEDLAARLERAARPRPSAPVRPRPSGPPAAGPPEDPDEVLFRRAMEGVRPIRRPGETPSGAPRPRPPAPAPDEDAAARRRLEALVAGREPVAVEKTPEFVSGVGPGGDPLLVRRLHRGDFAVQAYCDLHGLDAEAAVAACRAFLAAALGEGRRCVAFIHGRGLSSPGPPVLKRLVQQWLSRGPFRRHVLAYCSAPARDGGAGVTYVLLRRRPAARRRGRGAGR; translated from the coding sequence GTGAGGGGGAGGCGCCGCCGGGGCCCGGTGCCGTCGGACCGGGCGGGATGGGCCGTCCGGCCCTTCGAGGACCTTGCCGCCCGGCTGGAGCGCGCCGCCCGGCCGCGGCCGTCTGCCCCTGTGCGGCCGCGGCCGTCCGGCCCCCCCGCCGCCGGCCCGCCGGAGGACCCGGACGAGGTCCTCTTCCGCCGCGCCATGGAAGGGGTGCGGCCGATCCGGCGGCCCGGGGAGACGCCGTCCGGCGCTCCCCGCCCGCGCCCGCCCGCGCCCGCCCCGGACGAGGACGCGGCGGCCCGGCGCCGGCTCGAGGCGCTGGTGGCGGGGCGGGAGCCCGTCGCCGTGGAGAAGACGCCGGAATTCGTCTCCGGGGTGGGCCCGGGGGGCGACCCCCTGCTGGTCCGGCGGCTCCACCGGGGCGACTTCGCCGTCCAGGCCTACTGCGACCTCCACGGTCTGGACGCCGAGGCCGCCGTGGCCGCCTGCCGGGCCTTCCTCGCCGCGGCCCTCGGCGAGGGACGCCGATGCGTGGCCTTCATCCACGGCCGGGGGCTCTCGTCCCCGGGGCCGCCGGTCTTGAAGCGCCTGGTCCAGCAGTGGCTCTCGCGGGGCCCCTTCCGGCGCCACGTCCTCGCCTACTGCAGCGCCCCGGCCCGGGACGGCGGCGCGGGGGTGACCTACGTGCTGCTGCGGCGGCGGCCGGCGGCCCGGCGGCGCGGCCGGGGGGCTGGGCGATGA
- the tmk gene encoding dTMP kinase, producing the protein MTAPGRKGRLVVVEGVDGSGKSTLAAALHRRLTGAGVPSVLTFEPTTGPFGRRLRESFTSPGRLPPGEELALFLADRREHVAQVIAPALAAGKVVVCDRYYFSTMAYQGARGLDPDEIRRTNEAFAPVPDLVLLLVLPVAEALRRIREKRGEAPNNFEAQADLERVAAAFDRLEAPFLHRLDARQPAEVLLEAAWARVRPLVPAAGPVKAPGAPAVGLPRP; encoded by the coding sequence ATGACCGCGCCCGGGCGCAAGGGCCGTCTCGTGGTGGTGGAAGGGGTGGACGGGTCCGGGAAGAGCACCCTGGCCGCCGCCCTCCACCGCCGGCTCACCGGGGCGGGGGTGCCCTCGGTCCTCACCTTCGAGCCCACCACGGGGCCCTTCGGGCGGCGGCTCAGGGAGAGCTTCACCTCCCCCGGGCGCCTGCCCCCGGGGGAGGAACTGGCGCTCTTTTTGGCGGACCGGCGGGAGCACGTGGCGCAGGTCATCGCCCCGGCCCTCGCCGCCGGCAAGGTGGTGGTCTGCGACCGGTACTACTTCTCCACCATGGCCTACCAGGGGGCCCGGGGGCTCGACCCCGACGAGATCCGGCGGACCAACGAGGCCTTCGCCCCGGTGCCCGACCTCGTGCTGCTCCTCGTCCTCCCGGTGGCGGAGGCCCTCCGGCGTATCCGGGAGAAGCGGGGCGAGGCCCCCAACAACTTCGAGGCCCAGGCCGACCTCGAACGGGTGGCCGCGGCCTTCGACCGGCTGGAGGCGCCCTTCCTCCACCGGCTGGACGCCCGGCAGCCCGCCGAGGTCCTGCTCGAGGCGGCCTGGGCGCGGGTCCGGCCCTTGGTGCCGGCGGCCGGGCCGGTCAAGGCGCCGGGCGCCCCCGCAGTCGGCCTTCCTCGGCCTTGA
- a CDS encoding AI-2E family transporter produces the protein METLDRCTDNERLVALLALALAGLILAAGLRLFLPFFEPIVWAVVLALFFHPAHRWLRERAGLGEGVAALLMCLFIAVFLMAPGLFLLGSLTAEVLRVYNDLQEALQTTGFTVVPDAAAFPVLHGLALQVLEALGIREAEVHAALVDLSKWMGQFVLHHGTAVFRNIVTVFATAALTLVALYYFFRDGERMLRAFEDLLPLPRREIANFASVTSDVLSATLYGNLMTGAIQGVLGVFILWVLGFSAPLLWGLVLGLATFIPMVGTALVWVPATLYLFVTGAYLKGAVLLVFSVLVISSVDYFLRPYLISGRTQLHSLFLFFSILGGLQAFGPLGLVLGPIIVGLCVSILEIYRRNFLGRGEEAEA, from the coding sequence GTGGAGACCCTTGACCGCTGCACCGACAACGAGCGCCTCGTGGCCCTCTTGGCCCTGGCCCTGGCCGGGCTCATCCTGGCCGCGGGTCTGCGGCTCTTTCTCCCCTTCTTCGAGCCCATCGTGTGGGCCGTGGTGCTGGCCCTCTTCTTCCACCCCGCCCACCGGTGGCTGCGCGAGCGGGCGGGCCTGGGCGAGGGGGTGGCCGCGCTGCTCATGTGCCTCTTCATCGCGGTCTTCCTCATGGCGCCCGGGCTCTTCCTGCTGGGCAGCCTCACGGCGGAGGTCCTCCGGGTCTACAACGACCTCCAGGAGGCCCTCCAGACCACGGGTTTCACGGTGGTGCCGGACGCCGCCGCCTTCCCGGTCCTGCACGGGCTCGCGCTCCAGGTCCTGGAGGCCCTCGGTATCCGGGAGGCGGAGGTCCATGCCGCCCTGGTGGATCTTTCCAAGTGGATGGGGCAGTTCGTGCTTCACCACGGGACGGCGGTCTTTCGGAACATCGTGACGGTCTTCGCCACCGCCGCCCTCACCCTGGTGGCCCTCTACTACTTCTTCCGCGACGGGGAGCGGATGCTGCGGGCCTTCGAGGACCTCCTCCCCCTGCCCCGGCGGGAGATCGCCAACTTCGCCAGTGTCACCTCGGACGTCCTCTCCGCCACCCTCTACGGGAATCTCATGACCGGGGCCATCCAGGGGGTGCTGGGGGTCTTCATCCTGTGGGTGCTGGGCTTTTCGGCCCCGCTCCTCTGGGGGCTGGTGCTGGGACTGGCCACCTTCATCCCCATGGTGGGGACCGCCCTGGTGTGGGTGCCGGCCACCTTGTACCTCTTCGTCACCGGGGCCTACCTCAAGGGGGCGGTGCTCCTGGTCTTCAGCGTGCTGGTGATCAGCTCCGTGGACTACTTCCTGCGGCCGTACCTCATCAGCGGCCGGACCCAGCTCCACAGCCTCTTCCTGTTTTTCAGCATCCTCGGGGGGCTCCAGGCCTTCGGGCCCCTCGGGCTGGTGCTCGGGCCCATCATCGTGGGGCTGTGCGTCTCCATCCTGGAGATCTACCGCCGCAACTTCCTCGGCCGGGGGGAAGAGGCCGAGGCGTGA
- a CDS encoding radical SAM protein yields the protein MAVETRRPAYLALLETGELERRVEAAWARLAACDLCPHACGADRLRGQEGFCRTGNQAVVASTGPHFGEEAPLVGRSGSGAVFFGRCNLRCLYCQNYEISQGGEGRPVTPEVLAFLFLALQEQGCHNVNLVSPSHVIPFILKAVALAAREGLRLPLVYNTGGYDAVSALRLLDGVVDIYMPDFKYWDAATARRLSGARDYPAAARAAVLEMHRQVGDLEIGPDRVARRGLLVRHLVLPGGLAGTREVLAFLAREVSPATWVNLMGQYRPCGRAMDHPPLDRRPLPAEFEAAEAAWRASGLRNRLG from the coding sequence ATGGCGGTCGAGACGCGAAGACCCGCCTACCTGGCACTGCTCGAGACGGGGGAACTCGAACGCCGGGTCGAGGCCGCCTGGGCGCGCCTTGCGGCCTGTGACCTCTGCCCCCATGCCTGCGGCGCGGACCGGCTGCGTGGGCAGGAGGGGTTCTGCCGCACGGGCAACCAGGCGGTGGTGGCGAGCACCGGGCCCCACTTCGGGGAAGAGGCGCCGCTGGTGGGGCGGAGCGGTTCGGGAGCGGTCTTCTTCGGCCGCTGCAACCTCCGGTGCCTCTATTGCCAGAACTACGAGATCAGCCAGGGCGGCGAGGGCCGGCCCGTGACCCCGGAGGTCCTGGCCTTCCTGTTCCTGGCCCTCCAGGAGCAGGGATGTCACAACGTCAACCTGGTCAGCCCTTCCCACGTCATCCCCTTCATCCTGAAGGCGGTGGCGCTGGCGGCGCGGGAGGGGCTCCGGCTGCCCCTGGTCTACAACACGGGGGGCTACGACGCGGTCTCGGCGCTCCGGCTCCTCGACGGGGTGGTGGATATCTACATGCCCGACTTCAAGTACTGGGACGCGGCAACGGCCCGGCGGCTCTCCGGGGCCCGGGACTACCCGGCGGCCGCCAGGGCCGCCGTCCTGGAGATGCACCGGCAGGTGGGCGACCTGGAGATCGGGCCCGACAGGGTCGCCCGCCGGGGGCTCTTGGTGCGGCACCTGGTCTTGCCCGGGGGGCTGGCGGGGACGCGGGAGGTGCTGGCCTTCCTCGCCCGGGAGGTCTCGCCCGCGACCTGGGTGAACCTCATGGGGCAGTACCGGCCTTGCGGGCGGGCCATGGACCACCCCCCGCTGGACCGGCGGCCGCTCCCCGCGGAGTTCGAGGCGGCGGAGGCCGCCTGGCGGGCGTCGGGGCTTCGAAACCGGCTCGGGTGA
- the xerD gene encoding site-specific tyrosine recombinase XerD → MAGSGAAWTSAVDDFLAHLGVERGLSPRTLEAYSRDLLGFVAFVEGLGRRTPAEVHPGDVLDWQRAGREAGLSARSAARRLSALRGLYRFLAETGAVTVSPVAAVETPRTGRHLPTVLTVAEVEALLEQPRVETPLGLRDRALLEILYACGLRATEAVSLRLSRVNREVGYLRVQGKGGKERVVPVGEVALEWLGRYLAEARPVLLRGRSSPYVFLGRGGRPLTRQRLWQVLKAHAQGAGLAGRVHPHVLRHSFATHLLERGADLRVVQMLLGHSDITTTQIYTHLDLRHLRAVHRRYHPRG, encoded by the coding sequence GTGGCGGGTTCGGGCGCGGCCTGGACCTCGGCCGTGGACGACTTCCTCGCCCACCTGGGCGTGGAGCGGGGGCTCTCGCCCCGGACCCTGGAGGCCTACAGCCGGGACCTGCTCGGCTTCGTGGCCTTCGTGGAGGGGCTGGGCCGGCGGACGCCGGCGGAGGTGCATCCCGGGGACGTCCTCGACTGGCAGCGGGCCGGCCGGGAGGCCGGGCTCTCGGCGAGGTCGGCCGCCCGGCGCCTGTCCGCCCTCCGGGGCCTCTACCGGTTTCTCGCCGAGACCGGGGCCGTCACCGTAAGCCCCGTGGCCGCCGTGGAGACCCCGCGGACCGGGCGTCATCTCCCCACGGTCCTCACCGTGGCGGAGGTGGAGGCCCTCCTCGAGCAGCCGCGGGTGGAGACCCCCCTCGGCCTCCGGGACCGCGCCCTCCTCGAGATCCTCTATGCCTGCGGGCTCCGCGCCACCGAGGCCGTCTCCCTCCGGCTCTCCCGGGTGAACCGGGAGGTGGGCTACCTCCGCGTCCAGGGAAAGGGCGGCAAGGAACGGGTGGTCCCCGTGGGGGAGGTGGCCCTCGAGTGGCTGGGGCGGTACCTCGCCGAGGCCCGCCCGGTCCTGCTCCGGGGCCGCTCGAGCCCCTACGTCTTCCTCGGGCGCGGCGGGCGGCCGCTCACCCGGCAGCGGCTCTGGCAGGTGCTCAAGGCCCACGCCCAGGGCGCGGGCCTCGCCGGCCGGGTGCACCCCCACGTCCTCCGCCACTCCTTCGCCACCCACCTTCTCGAGCGCGGGGCCGACCTCCGCGTGGTCCAGATGCTCCTCGGCCACAGCGACATCACCACCACCCAGATCTACACCCACCTCGATCTCCGCCACCTGCGGGCCGTGCACCGCCGCTACCACCCCCGGGGGTGA
- a CDS encoding DHA2 family efflux MFS transporter permease subunit, with the protein MTPAPAANGDLPVHSRISPAYRAFLTMIVMVGAFMAILDTTVVDVVVPKMMGPLSTDLYGVQWVITAYMIAAAVGLLLTHNLGNVLGLKWLFLAGLAIFTGASALCGTAGSLAEMIGARVLQGLGEAFIMASAQTILFLIYPPEKHGLAMGIYAMGVSFAPSIGPTVGGWITEHLAWRWVFYINLPVGVLNLVAGASFIPVLVKHRQRLRFNFVSYAFLGTFTVLLLVLLSKGQQLGWSQSTTIVLLGFGAAAALVFYLLSELHSRHPLIDPALFRHTEYTLAMGFFFLVMGLSIYQVFYLLPLYYETLKGLGTFSTGLHMLAFAMFIAIFSPLAGILSDRFGPARVLAASTTLYLFTSYFLIPSLEFYTPSVRAALLTIPLGIALGAFFAPVSALALGRLGEHTALGVSLMHYLRFVGGSLGTAIATNTLEHRLAVHQEGIALLQNRAHVETFLSGAAGALEAYFPPDVARAKAAVLLGFLQQREAASLAFQDTFRHSFLFGLAGSLFLVLLLALGRGKPRSRPGERPA; encoded by the coding sequence ATGACCCCCGCCCCGGCCGCGAACGGCGACCTCCCCGTCCATTCCCGGATCAGCCCCGCCTACCGGGCCTTCCTCACGATGATCGTCATGGTGGGGGCCTTCATGGCCATCCTCGACACCACCGTGGTGGACGTCGTGGTCCCGAAGATGATGGGGCCGCTGTCCACGGACCTCTACGGGGTCCAGTGGGTCATCACCGCCTACATGATCGCGGCGGCGGTGGGGCTGCTCCTCACCCACAACCTCGGCAACGTCCTGGGCCTCAAGTGGCTGTTCCTCGCGGGGCTGGCGATCTTCACCGGGGCCAGCGCCCTGTGCGGAACCGCCGGCTCCCTGGCCGAGATGATCGGCGCCCGGGTACTCCAGGGCCTCGGCGAGGCCTTCATCATGGCCAGCGCCCAGACCATCCTCTTCCTCATCTACCCGCCGGAGAAACACGGGCTCGCCATGGGCATCTACGCCATGGGGGTGAGCTTCGCCCCCTCCATCGGGCCCACGGTGGGCGGCTGGATCACGGAGCACCTCGCCTGGCGCTGGGTCTTCTACATCAACCTCCCCGTGGGTGTCCTGAACCTCGTGGCCGGGGCAAGCTTCATCCCCGTCCTGGTGAAGCACCGCCAGCGGCTCCGGTTCAACTTCGTCAGCTACGCCTTCCTCGGCACCTTCACCGTCCTGCTCCTCGTGCTGCTCTCCAAGGGCCAGCAGCTGGGCTGGAGCCAGTCCACCACCATCGTACTCCTGGGCTTCGGGGCCGCGGCGGCCCTGGTCTTCTATCTTCTCTCGGAACTCCACAGCCGGCACCCCCTCATCGACCCCGCCCTCTTCCGCCACACCGAGTACACCCTGGCCATGGGGTTCTTCTTCCTGGTGATGGGGCTGTCCATCTACCAGGTCTTCTACCTCCTGCCCCTCTACTACGAGACCTTGAAAGGGCTCGGCACCTTCTCCACCGGGCTCCACATGCTGGCCTTCGCCATGTTCATCGCCATCTTCTCGCCCCTGGCGGGCATCCTGAGCGACCGCTTCGGCCCGGCCCGGGTCCTGGCGGCGAGCACCACGCTCTACCTCTTCACCAGCTACTTTCTCATCCCCTCCCTGGAGTTCTACACGCCGTCGGTGCGGGCGGCGCTCCTCACCATCCCCCTCGGGATCGCCCTGGGGGCCTTCTTCGCCCCGGTCTCGGCCCTGGCCCTCGGCCGGCTGGGGGAACACACCGCCCTCGGGGTGAGCCTCATGCACTACCTCCGCTTCGTCGGCGGCTCCCTCGGCACCGCCATCGCCACCAACACCCTGGAGCACCGCCTGGCCGTCCACCAGGAGGGGATCGCCCTCCTCCAGAACCGGGCCCACGTGGAGACCTTCCTCTCCGGCGCCGCCGGGGCGCTGGAGGCCTACTTTCCCCCGGACGTGGCCCGGGCCAAGGCCGCCGTGCTCCTCGGCTTCCTCCAGCAGCGGGAGGCCGCCAGTCTCGCCTTCCAGGACACCTTCCGCCACAGCTTCCTCTTCGGGCTTGCCGGGAGCCTCTTCCTGGTGCTCCTGCTCGCCCTCGGGCGGGGGAAACCCCGTTCCCGCCCCGGGGAACGCCCGGCGTAA